From the Terriglobia bacterium genome, the window TTCGGGCTTGTTTGCTTGGGGTGCGGCCGGTGCACTGCTCATGAGCGGATTCTAGCACGAGACCGGCCGCCGCCGCGCCCACGCGCATTCCCGTTGGCCGGACAGGGAAACGCCAGTAGAATCGAGCGGTTGCACCGGCGCGCGCGGTGCGGGAAATGAGGCGGCTTTGCCCCTGGGCGCAAACGCAGAAGCGATCTTGCGGCGGATTCCCCTGTTTGCCGGGCTGACGGAGAGCGAGCTGCACGCCCTGGCGGCGCGCGTCAGCTCCAGGCACTTCGGCCGCGGCGAGCTGCTGTTTTCCGAGGGCGATCCCTGCCAGGGTCTGTTCATTGTCGCCGCGGGCAAGGTGCGCATCTTCAAGATGTCCGCGTCCGGCCGCGAGCAGATCCTGGCGCTGGAAGGCGCGGGCAGCACGATTGCCGAACTGCCTGTCTTCGACGGCGGCAACTATCCGGCCTCGGCCTCGGCCGCCGAAGATGCGGAAGTGCTGTTCATCTCCCGCAAGGATTTCCAGAACTTCTGCCGCGAGCATCCCGAAGTAGCGCTGAAGGTGATTGCCGTGGTCGGCGGGCGCCTGCGCCGCCTGGTGGGCATTATCGAGGAGTTGTCCTTCACCACGGTGCGGCAGCGCCTGATCACCCTGCTGCTGCGCCTGGCGCAGGAGAAAGGCGCCATGAGCAAGCAGGGAATCCGCATCGAGCTGGGCGCCAGCCACCAGGAACTGGCCGCGGAACTGGGCACGGTGCGCGAACTGGTGTCGCGCAACTTGGGGCGGCTGCAGGCCGAAGGCCTGATTGAGGTGGAGGGCCGGGAGATCATCGTGAAGGACGCCGCCGGGCTGAAACGCGAGCAGGCGGCCGCGGAATGAGGCCGATCCCCGTTTTTCCCGCCCCGTGACTTTTGTCACTGCCAGCCCCAGCAGGCCTCTCTAGGATGAAGTCATCAGGGAGGCGAAAATGCAACTTTCGCATGACAGCAAATTGAAAGATGTGGTTCTGAATCATCCCGCGACGGCCGTGGTCCTGGAAAAGGCCGGCCTGGATTACTGCTGCGGGGGCAAGCAGACGCTCGGCGAGGCGTGTATGCAGGCGGGCATGCCTCCGGAGGAACTGCTGGCGCGGCTGCAAGAAGCGGCGAGCGAGGACTCGCCGGAGAAGCAGAATTGGGCCGCGGCGCCGCTCGGGGCGCTGGCCAGCTATATCGTCGAAAAGCACCACGGCTACGTCCGCGAGGCTCTGCCGCGCATCACCGCGCATCTGGAGAAAGTGGCGGAGAAGCACGGCGAACGCCACCCCGAACTCTTCAAGATCCGGCAGGATTTCGACCTGGTGAGCCGCGAGATGACGCAGCACATGCAGAAAGAGGAGATGATTCTTTTTCCCTTTATCCAGCAGATGTCCGATGCGGTGGAGAGCGGCGCCGGGCTTTACGCGCCCTTCTTCGGCAGCGTGCAGCAGCCGGTCGCGATGATGATGCAAGAGCACGATACGGCTGGCGGGCTGGTCAACGAGATGAACAGCCTGAGCGGCGGTTATGTGGCGCCCGCCGACGGCTGTACCACCTATGAGCTGGTCTACCGCGAGCTGGCGGAATTCGACCACGACCTGCGCACCCACGTGCATCTGGAGAACAACATCCTCTTTCCCCGCGCCGTCGAGCTGGAGCAGAAGCTGACGTACCGCTAGTCCGGGTTGCACGCGCCGGCCCGCCGGGAGACCTCCACCCGGCGGGCTTTTTTTTGTTTCCGGGGCTGGCGGCATTCCAGGGAGCGGTGGGGACATCCACATCCAGCGTGACCGCAAAGCGGTCAACACTACTGGGCTGGGTGTGGGCTCTCGCCGGACTCGCGCAAGAGGTTGCTGGAGAAAGCGCTCGGGGAATTGCTAGAATGAAGGATATCGGCTAGGAGTGGAGCGCCCTGCGGTCACACTGGGAGTTGACCGCTGCGCGGTCACACATGGAGAGGTTGGCGAGGCAGCGCTGCCGGCCGGCATCCCCGCACAACTGGAGCAAAGTGCCGCGGAACGGCGGGAGGATTGTGGTCCGGCCCCGGCAAACGGATAACCATGGAACGCAAGCTGCGAAATCGGATTCTGTTGTTCCTGCTGCTGGCGGGCGTGATCGCCTATGTGCTGGTATGGATGAGCGGGCGCCAGCCGGCGGCCAAAATCGCCGCGGTCCTGCCCGCGCGCGAGAATTTGGTGGCCTCCATCAGCAGCAACGGGAAAGTGGAGCCGATCGCGCCGTTCGTGATGCGCGCGCAGCTGGCCACTTTCGTGGATAAAGTCTATGCGCTGGAAGGACAAAGCCTGCACAAAGGGCAGCCGATCCTGGAGCTGGACGTAAAGGACGCCGCGGCGCAACTGGCGCAGGCCCGCGCCAGTCTGCTGCGCGCGCAGGACGATCTGCGCGCCGCCCGCGCCGGCGGGCGCAGCGATGACATCGCCCGCGTTACAGGGGATCTGGTGCGCGCGCAGGCCGAGCGCGACCGCCTGCTGCGCGACAACGAAGCCCTCAAGCGCCTGGTGGCCCAGCAGGCCGCCACCAAGGACGAGCTGGCCGCCAACGAAGTGGCTCTGGCGCGCGCGCAATCCGAATACAACCGCCTGGCCGCGGTTAAGCAGGAGTTTGCCCGCCAGGTGCTGCTGGACGCCCAGCGCGCCGCCCTGCAGGTCGAGCAGGCGCGCAGCGAAGTGGCCGCGCTCGAGGAAAAGGTCCGCGAGAGCCGCGTCGTGGCTCCCGCCGACGGCACCTTGTATTCCCTCCCGGTGCGCACCGGCGATTTCGTCAAGGTTGGCGATCTGCTTGGGGAGATGGCCAATCTCCGCCAGGTGCGCGTGCGCGCCTTCATTGACGAGCCGGAGCTCGGCTCGCTGGCTCCCGACGAGCCGGTGACTATTACCTGGGACGCTCTGCCCAGCCGCTCCTGGCAGGGCCGCACCACGGTCATTCCCAAGCAGGTGGTGGCGCGCGGCACGCGCAGCGTCGGCGAGCTGTTGTGCGCCGTGAACAACGACAAGCTCGAGCTGCTCCCCAACACCAACGTAAACGTGCTCATCAACGCCAAGGAGCGTCAGCACGTCCTGGCCGTGCCGCGCGGCGCCGTGGAGCTGGAAGGCGGGCAGCGCTATGTTTTTGTCGTCAAGGACAACGATCTGGGCGTCGGCAAGAAGCACCTGGAGAAGCGCCAGGTGCAGGTCGGCATCGCCAGCCCCACCAGCTATGAGATCACCGGCGGTCTCCAGGAGGGCGAGTATGTCGCGCTACCGAGCGATGTCGATCTGAAGGACGGCATGGCCGTGCGCGTGGTCAATCTGGAGTAGCAAGCGGGCGGCGGGGCAGGGTTTCCGATGCGCAGCTCCATCCTGGCACTCTTTCTTCTGGCCTCCGGCCTCGGGGCTGGCTTCACCGCGGCGCAAGGAGATTCGCGCGCGCTTTTCGAAGCGGGCCGCCAGGCCTACGAAGCCAGCCGGTATCCCAGGGCCGTGCAGCTTCTCCAACTGGTTGTGGCGGGCGATTCCCGGAACGCCGACGCTCTGCTCCTGCTGACCAAGTCCTACATCGAACTGGCGCAATACGACAAGGCCGTGGACAGCGCCGAGCGTGCCGTGGCCCTCGCCCCGCAGAGCTCCCTCTACCATCAGTGGCTCGGCAAGGCCTACGGCGAAAAGGCCGAACACGCTTCCTGGTTCTCCGCGATCTCCCTGGCCAAGAAGACGCACAAGGAATTCGAGATCGCCGTGCAGCTGGACGAGCACAATTTCGCCGCCCGCCAGGACCTCATCGAGTTCTATTGCAGCGCCCCGGGCATGGTCGGCGGCGGAGTAGATAAAGCCACGCCGCACATCGCCCGCCTGCTGGTGCTGGATGCCTCCGAAGGGCATTACGCGAAGGGCAACTGCCGCCGCCAGAAGAAGGATTTTGCCGCGGCGGACGCCGAATTCACCCTAGCCCTGGAATCCGGCCCGAAAGCCCCGGACCTGATCTACGACATCGGCGACTATGCCGTGAAGCAGAAGCAGCCGGCGCGCCTGCTGGCTGTCGTGGAGGCCGGCCAGAAGGCGGATCCCGCCGATCCCCGCGGCGATTACTACCAGGCCGTCGCCTTCCTCCTGAAAAACGAAAAAGCCGAGCAGGCCGAGCAGCTCTTGCGCTCCTACCTTCAGCGCGCACCGGTGCGCAACGCTTATCCGCGCCCCGCCGCCGCGCACGACTGGCTGGGGCACGCCCTCGAACGGCAGGGCAAGATCGCCGAGGCCTTGCAGGAATTTCGGGCCGCCCTGCAGGCCGATCCACGCAACAAGGATGCGCGTGAGTCCGTGGAGCGTCTGGAAAAGCACTGAGCGGACTCTCGCCAGAAAGAGATCCCATCGACGCACTTCTCTTCGGACCACGCGGCGGCGCCAGGAAACGCGCGATGGCGCTGGCGCAGATCGCAGCGCAGGATGACGGCATGGCCCTCGATGCGCGAAGCGCCATGGTATCGTTTGGAGGTAGACCAGTGAAGGGCCGGGCATAAGCCGATGATGAATCTGCGCGAGACATTCACCGTTGCCACCGACGCGCTGCGCGCGAATAAGCTGCGCGCCATCCTCACCTCCATCGGCGTGATCATCGGCAGCGCTTCCCTGGTCCTGGTGGTCACCGTGGCGCTCACCAGCCGCAAGTTCGTCATCTCCCAGATCGAAGGCGTGGGCTCCAACCTGGTGTGGGCGGAAATGGTCAAGCCCCCGGACAAAGTCCTGCCTCTCAGCCACGAAATTACGCTTGCGGATATGGAGGCCGTGAAGGCCTCGGTGCCGGAGGTGGTGGAGGTGGCGGGCATCCGGGAATTGCCCATGACCGCCATAGTCGGCGGCACGGTACGGGCGGTGAATCTGATCGGCGTTACCGAGGGTTACCAGACCATCCGCCGCCTGGTGATTTTCCGCGGCCGCTTCTTTGATTCCGTGGACATGGAGACGCGCGGCAAAGTCTGCCTGATCACCGAGCAGCTGGCCGCGCGGATCTTCCGCCAGGGAA encodes:
- a CDS encoding Crp/Fnr family transcriptional regulator; its protein translation is MPLGANAEAILRRIPLFAGLTESELHALAARVSSRHFGRGELLFSEGDPCQGLFIVAAGKVRIFKMSASGREQILALEGAGSTIAELPVFDGGNYPASASAAEDAEVLFISRKDFQNFCREHPEVALKVIAVVGGRLRRLVGIIEELSFTTVRQRLITLLLRLAQEKGAMSKQGIRIELGASHQELAAELGTVRELVSRNLGRLQAEGLIEVEGREIIVKDAAGLKREQAAAE
- the ric gene encoding iron-sulfur cluster repair di-iron protein: MQLSHDSKLKDVVLNHPATAVVLEKAGLDYCCGGKQTLGEACMQAGMPPEELLARLQEAASEDSPEKQNWAAAPLGALASYIVEKHHGYVREALPRITAHLEKVAEKHGERHPELFKIRQDFDLVSREMTQHMQKEEMILFPFIQQMSDAVESGAGLYAPFFGSVQQPVAMMMQEHDTAGGLVNEMNSLSGGYVAPADGCTTYELVYRELAEFDHDLRTHVHLENNILFPRAVELEQKLTYR
- a CDS encoding efflux RND transporter periplasmic adaptor subunit, yielding MERKLRNRILLFLLLAGVIAYVLVWMSGRQPAAKIAAVLPARENLVASISSNGKVEPIAPFVMRAQLATFVDKVYALEGQSLHKGQPILELDVKDAAAQLAQARASLLRAQDDLRAARAGGRSDDIARVTGDLVRAQAERDRLLRDNEALKRLVAQQAATKDELAANEVALARAQSEYNRLAAVKQEFARQVLLDAQRAALQVEQARSEVAALEEKVRESRVVAPADGTLYSLPVRTGDFVKVGDLLGEMANLRQVRVRAFIDEPELGSLAPDEPVTITWDALPSRSWQGRTTVIPKQVVARGTRSVGELLCAVNNDKLELLPNTNVNVLINAKERQHVLAVPRGAVELEGGQRYVFVVKDNDLGVGKKHLEKRQVQVGIASPTSYEITGGLQEGEYVALPSDVDLKDGMAVRVVNLE
- a CDS encoding tetratricopeptide repeat protein yields the protein MRSSILALFLLASGLGAGFTAAQGDSRALFEAGRQAYEASRYPRAVQLLQLVVAGDSRNADALLLLTKSYIELAQYDKAVDSAERAVALAPQSSLYHQWLGKAYGEKAEHASWFSAISLAKKTHKEFEIAVQLDEHNFAARQDLIEFYCSAPGMVGGGVDKATPHIARLLVLDASEGHYAKGNCRRQKKDFAAADAEFTLALESGPKAPDLIYDIGDYAVKQKQPARLLAVVEAGQKADPADPRGDYYQAVAFLLKNEKAEQAEQLLRSYLQRAPVRNAYPRPAAAHDWLGHALERQGKIAEALQEFRAALQADPRNKDARESVERLEKH